AGGAGGCCATGGGCGGGCTCGAGGGCAAGGACGTGATGGTCATCGGCCACGACCCGCACATCGGCATCATGACCCGCAGCAACCTGGCCATGGACAAGCTCCAGGAGGCCGGGGCCAACATCACCGGCGGCGACATGAAGCAGGTCCTGAACCCCGGCACCTCCCAGGAGGAGGCGCTGAAGTTCGTCACCGACTACCTGCAGGCCAATCCGGACGGGCTGGACGGGGTCTGGGTCGGCTGGGACCACGCCGCCCTGGGCGCCGCGCAGGCCATCACCGAGGCCGGCAAGGAGGACACCTACGTCACCGGCGTGGACGCCCTCGGCGTGGCCGTCGAGGAGATCAAGAAGGGCGGGCCGTTCTACGCCTCCGTCCACCAGGACTGGTTCTCCGTGGTGGACGTGGTGGTCGAGGACATCGAGGAGTACCGCGCCGACGGCACCCTGCCGGAGGACAACTTCGTGACGGTCGAGGGCGAGCTGATCGACCGCTCCAACGCCGCGGACTTCACCCCGTCCATGTGAGCCCCGGGGCGGGGCCGGCGCCTCCGCGCGGGCCCCGCCGGCCACGCCACCGGCACCACCCACCCACCAGAGAGGGACAGCATGACCACCACCGACCAGACCGACCGCCGCACGGGCACCGACCGGATCCTCGAGCTGTTCTCGATGCGGGAGGACATCGTCGTGGTCACCGGCGCCTCCAGCGGGATCGGCCAGGCCGCCGCCGAGGTCTACGCGGACGCCGGCGCCACCGTGGTGGTGCTCGGCCGCGACCGCGCCCGCCTGGACGAGGTCCGGGACGCGATCACGGCCGCCGGCGGCACCGCCCACGCCTACGCCGCGGACCTGTCCGTGCCGGGCACGGCCGGGGATGTCCTCGAGCGGATCACGGCCGAGGTGGGCCGGCCCACCGTGGTGGTGGCCAACGCCGGGATCGCCGGCGGCGGCAGCTACCGCACCGAGGACGGGGCCATCGGCCGCTACACGGACGAGGAGTGGTCCCGGGTGGTGGCCACCAACCTCAACGGCACGTTCGAGACCGTCCGCGCGGCCGCCCGCGTGCTGCCGGACCACGGCCGGATCCT
This genomic window from Citricoccus sp. SGAir0253 contains:
- a CDS encoding sugar ABC transporter substrate-binding protein, whose product is MRTRLTLTTGLAVAGLLTLSACGGDAGGGTGSGGAAGDDGTFKVAAFTAGYGTPGGKLTLDKFVEEGKAKGWDVTLYTSDFDYDKINSDMQSAITQGTDVILAGFPDPRQIAPLVTAAEGADIPIFSIDGGVEPNDAFVEDVTFDQEQLADLTVGALEEAMGGLEGKDVMVIGHDPHIGIMTRSNLAMDKLQEAGANITGGDMKQVLNPGTSQEEALKFVTDYLQANPDGLDGVWVGWDHAALGAAQAITEAGKEDTYVTGVDALGVAVEEIKKGGPFYASVHQDWFSVVDVVVEDIEEYRADGTLPEDNFVTVEGELIDRSNAADFTPSM
- a CDS encoding SDR family NAD(P)-dependent oxidoreductase — its product is MTTTDQTDRRTGTDRILELFSMREDIVVVTGASSGIGQAAAEVYADAGATVVVLGRDRARLDEVRDAITAAGGTAHAYAADLSVPGTAGDVLERITAEVGRPTVVVANAGIAGGGSYRTEDGAIGRYTDEEWSRVVATNLNGTFETVRAAARVLPDHGRILVTSSTAGLRTDPMVSYAYGATKAGIVNLTRQLALELAPAASAST